One segment of Rhodopirellula baltica SH 1 DNA contains the following:
- a CDS encoding ABC transporter substrate-binding protein — protein MRLNRREMIGASLASAAAVASSDVFAAPAIHNGEKPVVRVLGTHVTLQEDLRVRAEADLGIRLEFSPGGSAEVLHRASTRPETFDLYEQWSNSIRVLWQANAIQPIDRKRIRYWDEINPLTREGRLTPKAKRGAGDAPNKLLFIQPDGTLGGQPTDHVTFLPYVHNVDSFGYDASIVPRGVPFETESWAWLLDERWAGRVAIVNEPTIGLFDLALAVQAKGLAEFEDIGNLSEADLETLFKILERYRQQGHFRGVWSSVPASVDLMSRGEAVIESMFSPAVFDLKGRGIDCVYASPKEGYRAWHGVMCLSSKTTGPVKDAAYEYMNWWLSGWPGAFIARQGYYISNPQRSREELSEAEWDYWYQGKPAATDLLGTTGQVVVNQGQRRDGGSYVKRFSNVAVWNTVMKSYEASLRHWNEFLAG, from the coding sequence ATGAGACTCAATCGCCGCGAAATGATTGGCGCAAGCCTGGCTTCCGCAGCCGCAGTTGCCAGTTCAGACGTCTTTGCGGCACCGGCCATTCACAACGGAGAAAAACCGGTTGTGCGTGTTCTCGGGACACACGTGACTTTGCAGGAAGACCTACGGGTTCGCGCGGAGGCTGATCTGGGGATCAGGCTGGAATTCTCGCCGGGTGGTAGTGCGGAGGTTCTGCACCGAGCGTCGACGCGTCCCGAGACGTTTGATTTGTATGAGCAGTGGTCCAACAGTATCCGCGTGCTCTGGCAGGCGAACGCGATTCAGCCGATCGATCGAAAAAGGATTCGGTACTGGGATGAAATCAATCCGCTGACCCGCGAAGGTCGTTTGACTCCCAAAGCGAAACGCGGTGCCGGCGATGCACCGAATAAGTTGCTGTTCATCCAGCCCGATGGAACGTTGGGCGGCCAACCGACCGACCATGTGACTTTCCTGCCTTACGTGCACAACGTTGACTCGTTTGGTTACGACGCGTCGATCGTTCCACGTGGTGTTCCGTTCGAGACTGAATCGTGGGCTTGGTTGCTCGATGAGCGTTGGGCCGGTCGAGTCGCAATTGTCAACGAACCCACCATTGGTCTCTTTGATCTGGCTCTGGCCGTTCAAGCCAAGGGTTTGGCTGAGTTCGAAGACATTGGCAATCTCAGCGAAGCCGACTTGGAAACGCTGTTTAAGATTTTGGAACGCTATCGACAGCAAGGTCATTTTCGCGGTGTCTGGAGCAGTGTTCCGGCATCCGTTGATTTGATGAGCCGCGGTGAGGCGGTCATCGAGAGCATGTTTTCACCAGCCGTGTTCGATTTGAAAGGTCGCGGGATTGATTGCGTCTACGCCTCGCCCAAGGAAGGCTATCGAGCTTGGCACGGTGTGATGTGCTTGTCGTCCAAGACAACCGGTCCGGTCAAGGATGCCGCGTATGAATACATGAATTGGTGGTTGTCGGGATGGCCGGGAGCATTCATTGCTCGCCAAGGCTATTACATCTCCAACCCGCAACGTTCGCGTGAAGAGCTTAGCGAAGCGGAGTGGGATTACTGGTATCAAGGCAAACCTGCCGCGACAGATTTGCTTGGCACAACTGGGCAGGTTGTTGTTAACCAAGGGCAACGTCGTGACGGCGGTTCTTATGTCAAGCGATTCAGCAACGTTGCGGTTTGGAACACGGTGATGAAATCTTACGAAGCCAGCCTTCGACACTGGAATGAGTTCCTGGCAGGATGA
- a CDS encoding sensor histidine kinase — protein MSTMISQLIGRTLRQRIYLASACFVLLCVLVAWFGITGQSALLESFAEYQRAENTSVAVESIERKVQELKSRSERYLLTGASAQYRAALSLQDQLADEIERAKGETPAIQDTLDQMEGHLNVLSDQLKLAAEERDLRSQLVQIELPAKAERVREAFNALRAEWMKSPVEKEPQIRQHGSARGAYVAAHRSLLEYFNHPKSESFDLASQHLEKSRSVCVELKEDPANQQVDIQLLMEELLASLSEFQRVGTRAFQATRGYMVYSNVVMAGEISEFSYQSSRLKSYVQEQKALNQRNREASFRRSQYLAVGAAMGAVLLAILLATSLSMAVVGPIGRLTEMFQRLAAGETMAISDEIGRTEEIAQMVNAARVFSDKNQETTQLLIRSETLSEELAKKADALVESNKELDNFAYIASHDLKSPLRGIQHLASWVQEDCEDILPETSQTHLAHMQSRVRNMECLLDDLLNYSRVGRVDARPEVVDCSEVVSGIVEMADNLEDCQISWESLPTCSTVRTPLKQVLLNLITNAIKYNDKGAEGRVRVKCVQDANWYRWEVSDNGIGIEPRFHEKVFQMYQRVAPEVSEGSGMGLAIAKKHVEHYGGEIGIQSSPGEGTTFWFTWPVQIETVKSPSNGELAEDPIANVPT, from the coding sequence ATGAGCACCATGATTTCTCAATTGATTGGGCGAACGCTTCGGCAACGCATTTACCTCGCCAGCGCATGTTTCGTGCTGCTGTGCGTCTTGGTTGCTTGGTTTGGTATTACCGGCCAGTCGGCTTTGTTGGAAAGCTTTGCCGAGTACCAACGAGCTGAGAACACGTCGGTCGCGGTTGAATCGATTGAGAGAAAGGTTCAGGAACTCAAGTCTCGCAGCGAGCGATATCTTTTGACCGGTGCATCGGCTCAGTACCGAGCCGCACTCAGTTTGCAGGATCAGTTGGCCGACGAGATCGAACGCGCGAAGGGAGAAACACCGGCGATCCAGGACACTTTGGACCAGATGGAAGGCCACCTGAACGTGCTGAGCGATCAGCTGAAATTGGCCGCCGAGGAACGAGATCTGCGATCGCAGTTGGTGCAAATCGAATTGCCTGCGAAGGCGGAACGTGTTCGCGAAGCATTCAACGCATTGCGAGCGGAATGGATGAAGTCTCCTGTCGAAAAGGAGCCGCAAATACGTCAACACGGTAGTGCTCGCGGTGCGTACGTTGCGGCTCATCGGTCGTTGCTCGAATACTTCAATCATCCAAAGTCGGAGAGTTTTGATCTCGCCAGTCAGCACTTGGAAAAATCGCGATCTGTTTGCGTGGAGCTGAAAGAGGATCCTGCAAATCAGCAAGTTGACATTCAGCTGCTCATGGAAGAGTTGCTCGCCAGTTTGAGCGAGTTTCAAAGAGTCGGCACGCGAGCCTTTCAGGCAACCCGCGGCTACATGGTTTATTCGAATGTCGTGATGGCCGGCGAGATATCTGAGTTTAGCTATCAATCGTCTCGGCTGAAGTCGTACGTCCAAGAGCAAAAGGCGTTGAACCAGCGAAACCGCGAAGCTTCGTTCCGACGGTCTCAGTATTTAGCGGTGGGAGCGGCGATGGGAGCAGTGTTGTTGGCGATTTTGCTGGCGACCAGTCTATCGATGGCGGTCGTGGGGCCGATCGGACGTCTGACGGAGATGTTCCAGCGTTTGGCCGCTGGTGAAACGATGGCGATCAGCGATGAGATCGGCCGCACGGAAGAAATCGCACAAATGGTCAATGCGGCGCGAGTCTTCAGCGACAAGAACCAAGAAACGACTCAGTTGTTGATTCGTTCAGAAACGCTGAGCGAAGAGCTGGCAAAGAAGGCCGACGCGCTGGTGGAATCGAACAAAGAGCTTGATAATTTTGCCTACATCGCCTCTCACGATTTGAAATCTCCGCTGCGAGGGATCCAGCATTTGGCGAGCTGGGTTCAAGAGGATTGCGAAGACATCTTGCCGGAAACGTCGCAGACGCATTTGGCTCACATGCAATCCCGCGTCCGCAACATGGAATGCCTGCTTGATGACCTGCTCAATTATTCGAGAGTCGGCCGCGTCGATGCACGCCCCGAAGTAGTGGACTGCAGTGAAGTGGTTTCAGGAATCGTCGAAATGGCGGATAATTTGGAGGACTGCCAGATTTCGTGGGAATCGCTTCCGACGTGTTCCACGGTTCGGACGCCACTGAAGCAGGTCTTGCTGAATCTGATCACCAACGCAATCAAGTACAATGACAAGGGTGCTGAAGGCCGCGTTAGAGTGAAATGCGTCCAGGATGCGAACTGGTACAGATGGGAAGTCAGCGATAACGGCATCGGGATCGAGCCTCGGTTTCACGAAAAAGTGTTCCAAATGTATCAGCGAGTCGCTCCAGAAGTTTCCGAAGGAAGCGGCATGGGACTTGCGATCGCCAAGAAACATGTGGAACATTACGGTGGAGAAATAGGAATCCAATCGTCACCGGGAGAGGGCACCACGTTTTGGTTCACTTGGCCGGTACAGATCGAAACGGTGAAGTCGCCATCCAACGGCGAGCTCGCTGAAGACCCCATTGCAAACGTGCCCACATGA
- a CDS encoding response regulator: MKPSPVDSSNQDDVKRPTFLLIEDDAVDAEAFRRAVKRNQVDCELVHASDGGEALEKLRSMVNENDDIGVLAFLDLNMPGLNGHEFLAEVRRDESLKRLAVFVVTTSRHKRDIALAYDKNVAGYFEKDDLASVLEIARQFAGRLVFPTLGGKND; this comes from the coding sequence ATGAAACCGTCTCCTGTCGACAGTTCGAACCAAGACGACGTGAAGCGTCCGACGTTCCTTTTGATCGAGGATGACGCAGTTGACGCTGAGGCGTTTCGCCGCGCAGTGAAACGCAACCAAGTCGATTGCGAATTGGTGCACGCCAGCGACGGTGGCGAAGCATTGGAAAAGCTGCGCAGTATGGTCAACGAAAACGACGACATCGGCGTTTTGGCGTTTCTCGACTTGAACATGCCTGGACTCAACGGCCATGAATTCTTGGCGGAAGTCCGCCGGGACGAATCGTTGAAACGGCTAGCTGTCTTCGTTGTGACGACTTCTCGTCACAAACGTGACATTGCATTGGCCTACGACAAGAACGTTGCTGGCTATTTCGAGAAAGACGATTTGGCATCGGTGCTCGAAATCGCACGCCAATTCGCGGGCCGTTTGGTCTTCCCGACACTGGGCGGCAAAAACGACTGA
- the argC gene encoding N-acetyl-gamma-glutamyl-phosphate reductase, translated as MSSSNLRVALVGSTGYTALEVARLLLTHPGADLVVATSRQDEGKPLSEIHPMLAGRCDVTLQPLDADVIAKSADVAMCCLPHGASAESVKQLAEAGMRVIDFSADFRLSSLETYQHWYGVKHPWPERIGDVVYGMPEFFADEIRSADIVANPGCYPTSAIMPLAPLVKAGLIETDDIIVDSKSGVSGAGRSPKLGTLYCETNESISAYAVGTHRHAPEIADLVERIAGAPIEVMFTPHLTPMDRGILSTIYVKPVGKAGSVEDAVRAMMSLLRDTYSDQPCVHVVDHLPATKYVAGTNHVQISVRPSGKRAVIVCAIDNLTKGASGAAVQNMNVMFGLPETAGLLM; from the coding sequence ATGTCATCATCCAATCTTCGCGTCGCTCTCGTTGGATCGACCGGTTACACCGCACTCGAAGTCGCCCGTTTGCTACTCACCCATCCCGGTGCGGATCTGGTGGTTGCGACCAGTCGCCAAGACGAGGGCAAACCGCTGTCGGAAATTCATCCGATGCTGGCCGGACGCTGCGACGTGACACTGCAACCACTCGATGCAGACGTGATCGCAAAATCGGCTGACGTGGCGATGTGCTGCTTGCCTCACGGTGCATCCGCAGAAAGCGTCAAGCAATTGGCCGAGGCTGGCATGCGAGTGATCGACTTCAGCGCTGACTTCCGGCTCTCGAGTCTCGAAACGTACCAACACTGGTACGGCGTCAAACACCCATGGCCTGAGCGGATCGGTGACGTCGTCTACGGCATGCCCGAATTCTTCGCGGACGAGATTCGTAGTGCCGACATCGTGGCCAATCCAGGGTGCTATCCCACGTCCGCAATCATGCCGCTGGCTCCGCTGGTGAAGGCGGGATTGATCGAAACCGACGACATCATCGTCGACAGTAAATCGGGAGTCTCGGGCGCCGGTCGTTCACCCAAATTGGGAACGCTCTACTGTGAGACCAACGAATCGATCTCAGCGTACGCGGTTGGAACCCACCGCCACGCACCCGAAATCGCGGACCTCGTCGAACGAATCGCAGGTGCTCCGATCGAAGTGATGTTCACGCCTCACTTAACGCCGATGGATCGCGGCATCCTGTCGACCATTTATGTGAAACCAGTTGGCAAGGCGGGTTCGGTCGAAGATGCCGTCCGCGCAATGATGAGTCTGTTGCGAGACACTTACTCCGACCAACCTTGCGTTCACGTGGTCGATCACTTGCCCGCAACGAAGTACGTCGCAGGAACCAACCACGTTCAAATCTCGGTGCGTCCATCGGGCAAACGAGCGGTCATCGTTTGTGCCATCGACAATCTCACCAAGGGTGCCAGTGGTGCCGCGGTGCAAAACATGAACGTGATGTTTGGATTGCCAGAAACGGCTGGGCTGTTGATGTGA
- a CDS encoding DUF1015 domain-containing protein: protein MPEVTPFAALRYNLDHIRSLSEVVAPPYDVIDVDYLDVLYKRHPSNVIRVILNREEPGDEIDETYSRASGFVRQWIREGVLKQDDEPGFYLYHQTFETDGKDGEVGTVTRRGFMGRVRLEPFGKGNIHPHEETHPKAKVDRLKLLKATEQNNSPIFGLYPDDDNAVIECLEAAKDDVTPIEATDDAGVVHTVWPITDSGASATASQLLADKPMFVADGHHRYETACDYRDFVAEQAGGIAPDHPVNFVMTMLVGMNDPGLVVLPTHRLIRGTRPLRSEELIERLGDQFDCETLSGGMSAAPDAWTRIQLANRQGLMALYGAEDETWVMANANEKAMARMSELAGDQSETWRSLGVSLLHKLVLEDSLGESNHPKPTYVHEVRDVLAGLKGESQAAESEGDGQYTFAALVMPASVADVEKISLNHERMPAKSTYFYPKLLSGLVFHRLMP, encoded by the coding sequence ATGCCAGAGGTCACACCGTTTGCCGCCTTGCGTTACAACCTGGATCACATTCGGTCGCTTTCCGAAGTGGTTGCACCGCCCTATGACGTCATCGATGTCGATTACCTAGACGTCCTTTACAAACGTCATCCATCCAACGTGATTCGCGTGATCCTGAATCGCGAGGAACCTGGCGACGAGATTGACGAGACCTACTCACGAGCATCTGGTTTCGTCAGACAATGGATTCGCGAGGGTGTGCTGAAACAGGACGACGAACCGGGGTTCTATCTCTATCACCAAACATTTGAGACCGACGGCAAGGATGGTGAGGTCGGAACCGTGACCCGGCGCGGGTTCATGGGACGAGTTCGATTGGAGCCCTTTGGGAAAGGCAACATTCACCCGCACGAAGAAACTCACCCGAAGGCGAAAGTGGATCGTCTGAAGTTGTTGAAGGCAACCGAGCAAAACAACAGCCCGATCTTTGGTTTGTATCCCGACGATGACAACGCCGTCATTGAATGCTTGGAAGCTGCCAAGGACGATGTCACGCCGATCGAAGCGACTGACGACGCGGGCGTGGTCCACACCGTTTGGCCGATCACTGATTCCGGTGCTAGCGCGACGGCTAGTCAATTGTTAGCGGACAAGCCAATGTTTGTGGCGGACGGACACCATCGATACGAAACCGCGTGTGACTACCGAGACTTCGTCGCTGAGCAGGCCGGTGGGATCGCTCCGGATCATCCGGTGAACTTCGTGATGACCATGTTGGTCGGTATGAATGATCCGGGGCTGGTTGTGCTGCCGACGCACCGGTTGATTCGCGGCACTCGTCCTCTGCGATCCGAGGAATTGATCGAACGACTTGGCGACCAATTTGATTGTGAAACGCTGAGCGGTGGCATGTCCGCGGCACCCGACGCTTGGACACGGATCCAATTGGCGAATCGTCAAGGTTTGATGGCGTTGTATGGCGCGGAAGACGAGACATGGGTCATGGCCAATGCGAACGAGAAAGCGATGGCTCGCATGTCCGAGCTTGCCGGCGACCAAAGTGAGACATGGCGATCGCTCGGAGTCAGCTTGCTGCACAAATTGGTGCTGGAGGATTCCTTGGGAGAATCCAATCATCCCAAGCCAACTTATGTCCACGAGGTCAGGGATGTGCTCGCGGGATTGAAAGGCGAGTCGCAAGCCGCGGAGTCAGAAGGCGACGGCCAGTACACCTTCGCGGCGCTCGTGATGCCAGCGTCAGTAGCGGACGTCGAGAAGATCAGCCTGAATCACGAACGCATGCCCGCCAAGAGCACCTACTTCTATCCCAAATTGCTGAGCGGTTTGGTGTTTCACCGGTTGATGCCCTGA
- a CDS encoding tyrosine-type recombinase/integrase translates to MERARCGLLEASFQEELFAGNSSTTPPEKEHNVSKFSSNGSQDAPGSHFPESLRLRLSEDLHLTGKAKRTHDGYIRAVRQLSDFAGCSPDQVNEQHVRQFFLHLKNDRNFAYGSLRVAFSGIKFFFTHTCKRDWEIIKMLKLQNITTLPEVLTIEQVHELIGSATTQRMFVYFWTVYSLGLRLNEALHLQVSDIDAERGWVHVHRGKGAKDRYVPLPTTTVRLLRNYWASHRHPSFLFPADGRKHDLAKDGVSEATTPMSETAVQGAMKQITKNLRFGKKVSIHTLRHSYATHLLEAGVGLKVIQKYLGHSSLQTTMVYLHLTDTAEANAREEIERLFGSLPGSGE, encoded by the coding sequence GTGGAACGGGCGCGTTGCGGATTGTTGGAAGCATCCTTTCAGGAGGAGCTGTTCGCTGGGAACAGCTCAACAACTCCTCCTGAAAAGGAACACAACGTGTCCAAGTTTAGCTCAAACGGTTCGCAAGATGCACCTGGATCCCACTTCCCTGAAAGTCTTCGCCTGAGACTCTCCGAAGACTTGCACCTGACCGGCAAGGCCAAACGAACTCACGATGGCTACATCCGAGCGGTCAGGCAGCTCTCTGATTTCGCCGGTTGCAGTCCCGACCAGGTGAACGAGCAGCATGTGCGACAGTTCTTCTTACACCTGAAAAACGATCGCAACTTTGCTTATGGATCACTCCGCGTGGCCTTCTCGGGCATCAAGTTCTTCTTCACGCACACCTGCAAGCGTGACTGGGAAATTATCAAGATGCTCAAGCTCCAAAACATCACCACGTTGCCGGAGGTGCTGACGATCGAGCAGGTTCATGAACTGATCGGCTCAGCGACCACGCAGCGAATGTTCGTCTATTTCTGGACTGTCTATTCGCTGGGACTCCGACTCAATGAAGCGTTGCATCTGCAGGTCAGTGACATCGACGCCGAGCGAGGCTGGGTTCATGTCCATCGTGGCAAGGGAGCCAAGGACCGGTACGTGCCACTGCCGACGACGACCGTTCGACTTCTGCGAAACTACTGGGCCAGTCATCGACATCCAAGCTTTCTGTTTCCGGCAGATGGACGAAAGCATGACCTCGCCAAAGACGGCGTCAGCGAAGCGACGACCCCGATGAGCGAAACGGCCGTTCAAGGAGCAATGAAGCAGATCACGAAAAACCTCCGCTTTGGCAAGAAGGTCAGCATCCATACGCTACGTCATTCCTATGCGACGCACTTGCTCGAAGCGGGCGTGGGACTGAAGGTGATTCAAAAGTACTTGGGGCATTCTTCGCTGCAGACCACGATGGTCTATCTGCATCTGACGGATACGGCCGAAGCCAACGCTCGCGAAGAAATCGAAAGGCTGTTCGGTAGTCTACCTGGCAGCGGCGAGTAA
- a CDS encoding IS91 family transposase — protein MPTVAEALRQFAPAYLQQHADSISVAEDKVLGAITRCRTGALGGVHYQCGGCGSDHWVGRSCGNRHCPNCGHQRTQAWIETQAAKLMPVHHFLVTFTVPREVGLVLRVHQRDGYRCLFDASSQSIRDVGSATKSLKGCQLGFFGVLHTWGRDPAVYHPHVHYVVPGGGVKLDELGHALSWQSTPKNFLFHHGTLIRTYKAKLAEELRAAGLYAQIDREAWSKDFVVDIQPVGHGVPTLKYLAPYVHRVAINDSRIMDVNSETVTYQIRRKGNVMQSKTVAGDDFVGNFLQHVLPTNFMKIRHYGWMSGNSKVKVEEVKWMVWLMLGWTFWLGSGYAPQDEPLTVPMKCRLCGGVMRVIEVSYTSLSSQGIRPEHGLTYYDSG, from the coding sequence ATGCCCACGGTTGCGGAGGCTCTTCGCCAATTCGCACCGGCATACCTGCAGCAACACGCCGATTCGATCTCGGTCGCCGAAGACAAAGTTCTTGGCGCGATCACTCGTTGTCGCACCGGTGCGCTCGGTGGTGTTCACTACCAGTGCGGCGGTTGCGGAAGCGATCACTGGGTCGGACGTTCGTGTGGCAATCGGCACTGCCCAAACTGCGGTCACCAGCGGACGCAGGCGTGGATTGAAACGCAGGCTGCCAAGCTGATGCCGGTTCATCACTTCTTGGTCACTTTCACGGTGCCCCGGGAGGTTGGCTTGGTGCTGCGCGTTCACCAACGTGACGGTTACCGATGCTTGTTCGATGCGAGCAGTCAGAGCATTCGCGATGTGGGATCGGCAACCAAGAGCCTGAAAGGATGCCAACTTGGATTCTTCGGCGTGCTTCATACCTGGGGTCGCGATCCGGCCGTCTATCATCCGCACGTTCACTATGTCGTTCCTGGCGGCGGAGTGAAACTGGATGAGCTTGGCCACGCCCTGTCATGGCAGAGCACACCGAAGAACTTCTTGTTCCATCACGGCACGTTGATCCGCACCTATAAGGCGAAGCTTGCCGAAGAGCTTCGAGCGGCAGGTCTTTATGCCCAAATCGATCGTGAAGCTTGGTCGAAAGACTTCGTTGTCGACATCCAGCCGGTTGGGCACGGCGTTCCGACGCTGAAGTACCTGGCACCGTACGTTCATCGAGTCGCGATCAACGACAGTCGCATCATGGATGTCAATTCGGAAACGGTGACGTACCAAATCCGTCGCAAAGGGAACGTGATGCAGAGCAAGACCGTTGCCGGCGACGACTTCGTGGGCAACTTCTTGCAGCACGTGCTGCCAACGAACTTCATGAAGATCCGCCACTACGGTTGGATGAGCGGGAACAGCAAGGTGAAGGTCGAGGAGGTGAAGTGGATGGTCTGGCTGATGCTTGGCTGGACGTTCTGGCTGGGCAGCGGCTACGCGCCACAGGATGAACCACTGACCGTGCCGATGAAGTGTCGCCTGTGCGGCGGTGTGATGCGAGTGATCGAGGTCAGCTACACCTCGTTGTCGTCGCAGGGCATCCGCCCCGAGCACGGGCTGACTTACTACGACAGTGGTTAA
- a CDS encoding lactate/malate dehydrogenase family protein, with product MKVSIIGAGGLVGSCAAYALQCGGLAREIALLDVNVETAVGHALDLQHGSPSVADQTIVGGGYEHIPDSDVICITAGLRRKPDESRLDLINRNTDLFVQILRDVKAAGPKQSAIVLVVSNPVDILTYVAAGMLGLPIKQVIGLGTQLDTIRFCSLIAEELKAPPTQTKALILGEHGDTMVPIWSSAAIGSLPLEKFPGWTPALANQLFTRTRGSGAEVIKRKGGAGFAVGIAIRDVIDAVILDRKCLLPVSSVQSGCYGIHDVALSVPTVVGRAGVVDQLEIDLWPKEVQGLRASGAALRKTLNTVLPRIK from the coding sequence ATGAAAGTTTCCATCATTGGTGCCGGCGGCCTCGTCGGATCTTGTGCCGCTTACGCCTTGCAGTGCGGCGGCTTGGCTCGCGAAATCGCGTTGCTGGACGTCAACGTTGAAACGGCCGTGGGTCACGCGTTGGATTTGCAACACGGTTCGCCGAGTGTTGCCGATCAAACGATCGTGGGCGGTGGTTACGAGCACATTCCTGACAGCGACGTCATCTGCATCACCGCGGGGCTGCGTCGCAAACCCGATGAGTCACGTCTGGACCTGATCAACCGCAACACCGACTTGTTCGTGCAAATTCTTCGCGACGTGAAAGCCGCAGGGCCGAAGCAATCCGCGATCGTATTGGTCGTCAGCAACCCGGTCGACATCCTGACTTACGTCGCCGCAGGCATGCTAGGATTGCCAATCAAACAAGTCATCGGTTTGGGAACTCAGCTTGATACGATCCGATTCTGCTCGTTGATTGCAGAGGAACTCAAGGCACCACCAACGCAAACCAAAGCGTTGATCTTGGGCGAGCACGGCGACACGATGGTTCCGATTTGGAGCAGTGCGGCGATCGGTAGCTTGCCATTGGAAAAATTCCCCGGCTGGACCCCAGCCCTCGCCAACCAACTGTTCACCCGGACTCGCGGCAGCGGCGCGGAAGTCATCAAACGCAAAGGCGGAGCGGGCTTTGCCGTCGGCATCGCAATTCGCGATGTGATCGACGCCGTGATCCTTGATCGCAAGTGCTTGCTACCCGTCAGCAGCGTGCAGTCGGGCTGCTACGGCATCCACGATGTAGCACTCAGTGTCCCCACGGTGGTTGGCCGCGCCGGTGTCGTCGATCAACTCGAAATCGACCTGTGGCCCAAAGAAGTCCAAGGCCTCCGAGCCAGCGGCGCCGCCCTCCGCAAAACCCTAAACACCGTTCTGCCAAGAATCAAGTGA